From one Pseudopipra pipra isolate bDixPip1 chromosome 2, bDixPip1.hap1, whole genome shotgun sequence genomic stretch:
- the CHRDL2 gene encoding chordin-like protein 2: MLPGAGPFVFLLRCLLLLFASESRARARLDTFCDFNGKKYSPGESWHPYLEPQGLMYCIRCSCSENNNIRCYRIQCPALQCANPVTDPQQCCPRCLEPHSPSGLRAPVKSCQYNGTTYQQGEMFTTSELFPSRQPNQCVQCSCSEGQIYCGLVTCPTLLCSSPLTVADSCCQVCKDGSYEKSTEEEPLQLNRGVRHSQDQCLGEVMGRKPPGATVSTVLSSSLEFIPRSFKPKGAGGTTVKIVLKEKHKKACVYNGKTYSHGEVWHPVFRLYGLLPCILCTCRDGVQDCQKITCPKEYPCDYPEKVDGKCCKICPETRVKPTDEIVTTRCGKNPSHVLVYMFVPPRSENSKEILRTMAIEKELTEEVEIYNWKLIKGIFHLIQTKKISKQEFKQEAQNFRLITRTNEGHWNIFRAQTSELRMTESPEKETKNL, encoded by the exons GGCTGGATACGTTCTGTGACTTCAACGGCAAGAAGTACAGCCCAGGGGAGAGCTGGCACCCCTAcctggagccccaggggctGATGTACTGCATCCgctgcagctgctctgag AACAACAACATCAGGTGCTACCGGatccagtgcccagccctgcagtgtgCCAACCCCGTCACGGacccccagcagtgctgcccaaGGTGTCTTG AGCCACATTCCCCTTCTGGCCTCCGGGCGCCTGTCAAGTCCTGCCAGTACAATGGGACGACCTACCAGCAAGGAGAGATGTTCACCACCAGTGAGCTGTTCCCCAGCCGCCAGCCCAACCAGTGTGTgcagtgcagctgctct GAAGGCCAGATTTACTGCGGCTTGGTGACCTGCCCGACGCTGTTGTGTTCCTCTCCATTAACCGTGGCGGACTCCTGCTGCCAGGTCTGCAAAG ATGGCTCCTATGAGAAGTCCACAGAAGAGGAACCCCTGCAGTTAAACAGAGGTGTT AGGCACTCGCAAGACCAGTGCTTGGGGGAGGTGATGGGCAGGAAGCCACCCGGAGCCACTGTGTCCACTGTTCTCAGTTCTTCCCTGGAGTTCATTCCCAGAAGCTTCAAACCCAAGGGGGCAGGTGGCACCACTGTGAAGATCGTCTTGAAAGAGAAGCACAAGAAAG CTTGTGTTTACAACGGGAAGACCTATTCCCACGGGGAAGTGTGGCACCCTGTCTTTCGGCTCTacggcctcctgccctgcaTCCTCTGCACTTGCAGGGACGGCGTCCAGGACTGCCAGAAGATCACGTGCCCCAAGGAATATCCATGTGACTATCCAGAAAAAGTAGATGGGAAATGCTGTAAAATATGTCCAG AAACTAGAGTCAAACCCACGGATGAAATAGTCACCACCCGGTGTGGCAAGAACCCCAGCCATGTCCTGGTGTACATGTTTGTGCCACCACGCTCGGAGAACTCCAAGGAGATCCTCAGGACAATGGCCATCGAGAAGGAGCTGACGGAGGAGGTGGAAATCTACAACTGGAAGCTGATTAAAG GAATATTCCATCTGATCCAAACCAAGAAGATCAGCAAACAAGAATTCAAGCAAGAAGCACAAAACTTCAGGCTGATCACCAGGACAAACGAAg GTCACTGGAACATCTTCCGAGCCCAGACATCAGAGCTGAGGATGACAGAGAGCccagagaaggaaacaaagaacTTGTAA